A genomic window from Synechococcus sp. CBW1107 includes:
- the ppk2 gene encoding polyphosphate kinase 2, which yields MGKGKGKSEGKKATPGQQGSAKTKPRKDRHGDTGPESFLPGSHSPYAPNGQQDRYHPSHLLGESEDDLGAPPEDKQVKLSRKFYEKELEKLQVELVKMQYWIKHVGFRLIILFEGRDAAGKGGAIKRITEPLNPRGCNVVALGTPSDQQRTQWYFQRYVEHFPAAGEIVMFDRSWYNRAGVERVMGFCTDEQVEEFMQSAPQFERMLVRSGIVLLKYWFSVSDEEQEVRFRSRLDDPARRWKLSPMDLESRDRWVEFSKAKDQMFAHTNIPEAPWFTVEADDKRRARLNCIRHLLSKIPYEDMTPAPIELPPRKTVGDYHRPPMNEQFFVPNAYP from the coding sequence ATGGGTAAAGGCAAAGGCAAGAGTGAGGGCAAAAAGGCCACCCCCGGCCAGCAGGGCTCCGCCAAGACCAAGCCCAGGAAGGACCGCCACGGAGACACCGGTCCGGAGTCTTTCCTGCCCGGGTCCCATTCTCCTTATGCCCCCAACGGTCAGCAGGACCGCTACCACCCCTCCCATCTGCTGGGGGAAAGTGAAGACGATCTGGGAGCGCCACCTGAAGATAAACAGGTCAAACTCAGCCGCAAATTTTACGAGAAAGAGCTGGAGAAACTCCAGGTCGAACTGGTGAAGATGCAGTACTGGATCAAGCATGTCGGCTTTCGCCTGATCATTCTTTTCGAGGGTCGTGATGCAGCGGGCAAAGGAGGGGCCATCAAGCGCATCACCGAACCACTCAACCCTCGGGGTTGCAATGTCGTCGCGCTCGGCACGCCCTCGGATCAGCAGCGCACCCAGTGGTATTTCCAGCGCTATGTGGAGCACTTCCCGGCTGCCGGTGAGATCGTGATGTTCGATCGCAGCTGGTACAACCGTGCCGGCGTGGAACGGGTGATGGGCTTCTGCACCGACGAGCAGGTGGAGGAGTTCATGCAATCGGCCCCTCAGTTCGAGCGCATGCTGGTGCGCTCCGGCATCGTTCTGCTCAAGTACTGGTTTTCGGTCAGCGACGAGGAGCAGGAAGTCCGCTTCCGCTCCCGGCTGGATGATCCAGCCCGCCGCTGGAAGCTCTCGCCGATGGATCTGGAGTCGCGCGACCGCTGGGTGGAGTTCTCGAAGGCCAAGGACCAGATGTTCGCCCACACCAACATCCCCGAGGCACCGTGGTTCACCGTTGAGGCCGATGACAAGCGCCGGGCCCGGCTCAACTGCATCCGTCATCTGCTCTCCAAGATCCCCTACGAGGACATGACGCCCGCTCCGATCGAACTGCCTCCTCGTAAGACCGTCGGTGATTACCACCGTCCGCCGATGAATGAGCAGTTCTTCGTTCCCAACGCCTATCCCTGA
- a CDS encoding ATP-binding protein encodes MAPSMRSAALSLRLGVFFLGGWALSLVLLQALLGTRIGQAQIAQMGPQVALNLRLSELALERFPPATVSQLSGLQLGVGQPPRSPRRWSLLGQGDDARLERQADQLQLELCRRLPRCPEVVPNHGAARGVWIELASPLEPVWLYAPIRPRFGWPPDPLLVTLSLVSGSVMAGALFLLLEVQRPLQQLERALARVGLDAQPEPMPQRGAPEVRRLAQRFNAMLQRLEDSERERATMLAGIAHDIKTPLTRLRLRLSLLGDASASARAGADLDDLERITGQFLLFAGGGGGEVAVSVPLAELLAELAARYDGQPVELDLAPVTATVQPIALGRAVANLIDNALSYGTPPVRLVLRAWQRDGFELQVWDQGEGIAEDQRSQALMPFQRLDEARSGHGHCGLGLAIAQRVARTHGGELRLGVEPLVDLSPQESPGTFCVSLSGHSLADGRVRASTICP; translated from the coding sequence ATGGCCCCCTCGATGCGCTCCGCTGCCCTCTCGCTGCGCCTCGGGGTGTTCTTTCTGGGGGGGTGGGCCCTCAGCCTGGTGTTGCTTCAGGCCCTGCTCGGTACTCGGATCGGCCAGGCTCAGATCGCCCAGATGGGTCCCCAGGTGGCCCTGAACCTGAGGCTCTCGGAGCTGGCGCTGGAGCGCTTCCCGCCGGCCACCGTCTCCCAGCTCAGCGGCCTGCAGCTGGGCGTGGGTCAGCCGCCTCGATCCCCCCGCCGCTGGAGTCTGCTCGGCCAGGGGGATGATGCACGCCTCGAGCGGCAAGCCGATCAGCTGCAGCTCGAGCTGTGTCGCCGCCTCCCCCGCTGCCCCGAGGTGGTGCCGAATCACGGTGCGGCCCGAGGTGTCTGGATCGAGCTGGCCTCACCCCTGGAGCCGGTCTGGCTCTATGCCCCCATTCGGCCCCGTTTCGGCTGGCCACCCGACCCGTTGCTGGTGACGCTCTCGCTTGTGAGCGGCAGTGTGATGGCCGGGGCCCTGTTCCTGCTGCTGGAAGTGCAGCGGCCGCTGCAGCAGCTGGAGCGGGCCCTGGCTCGGGTGGGCCTCGATGCGCAACCGGAGCCCATGCCCCAGCGCGGCGCTCCCGAGGTGCGCCGCCTGGCCCAGCGCTTCAACGCCATGCTCCAGCGCCTGGAGGACAGTGAGCGGGAGCGGGCGACGATGCTCGCGGGCATCGCCCACGACATCAAGACCCCGCTCACGCGGCTGCGGCTACGTCTGTCGCTGCTGGGGGACGCCTCCGCCAGCGCCAGGGCCGGCGCCGATCTCGACGACCTCGAGCGGATCACGGGCCAGTTCCTGCTCTTTGCCGGTGGCGGGGGAGGAGAGGTGGCGGTGAGCGTGCCTCTGGCGGAGCTGCTGGCGGAGCTGGCGGCCCGGTACGACGGCCAGCCGGTGGAGCTCGATCTGGCCCCTGTCACCGCCACGGTTCAGCCGATCGCCCTGGGACGCGCCGTGGCCAACCTGATCGACAATGCCCTCAGCTATGGGACGCCTCCCGTGCGGTTGGTGCTGCGGGCCTGGCAACGGGACGGCTTCGAGCTGCAGGTCTGGGATCAGGGTGAGGGCATCGCCGAGGATCAGCGTTCCCAGGCGCTGATGCCTTTCCAGCGGCTTGATGAGGCCCGCAGCGGTCACGGTCACTGTGGTCTGGGTCTGGCGATCGCCCAGAGGGTGGCCCGCACCCATGGCGGTGAATTGCGGCTGGGGGTGGAGCCCCTGGTGGACCTCTCACCCCAGGAGTCCCCCGGGACGTTCTGCGTGAGCCTCAGTGGCCATTCCCTTGCCGATGGCCGTGTCAGGGCCTCAACAATCTGCCCTTGA
- a CDS encoding response regulator — MSRTHTIWVVDDDPELRQLLGTYLTDQGYEVRCLTDGRQLMARLEFQRPDLVVLDLMLPGDDGLTLLRRLRDASDDLPVVMLTARGEAVDRIIGLEQGADDYLAKPFLPRELMARIEAVLRRRGTLPAGTPLADGELVHFGDNVLDLSARTLERQNQPVTITSGEFSLLAAFVQHPHRPLSRERLIELARGPASDTDTRSMDVQVSRVRRLVEPDPSRPRYLQTVWGYGYVFVPDGQPRNR; from the coding sequence TTGAGCCGAACCCACACGATCTGGGTGGTCGATGACGACCCCGAACTGCGCCAGTTGCTGGGCACTTATCTCACCGACCAGGGCTATGAGGTGCGCTGCCTCACCGACGGCCGCCAGCTGATGGCCCGGCTGGAGTTCCAGCGCCCCGACCTGGTGGTGCTCGATCTGATGCTGCCAGGCGACGACGGCCTCACCCTGCTGCGGCGCCTGCGGGATGCCAGCGACGATCTGCCCGTGGTGATGCTCACGGCCCGCGGCGAGGCGGTCGACCGGATCATCGGGCTGGAGCAGGGCGCCGATGACTATCTGGCCAAGCCGTTTCTGCCCCGGGAGCTGATGGCCCGCATCGAAGCCGTGCTGCGCCGCCGCGGCACCCTGCCCGCAGGCACCCCGCTCGCCGATGGCGAGCTGGTGCACTTCGGCGACAATGTGCTGGATCTCTCCGCCCGCACCCTGGAGCGGCAGAATCAACCTGTGACGATCACCAGCGGTGAGTTCAGCCTGCTGGCGGCCTTCGTGCAGCATCCCCACCGCCCCCTGTCGCGGGAGCGTCTGATCGAGCTGGCCCGAGGTCCCGCCAGCGACACCGACACCCGCAGCATGGACGTGCAGGTCTCGCGGGTGAGGCGGCTGGTGGAGCCCGATCCCAGCCGACCGCGCTACCTCCAGACGGTCTGGGGCTATGGCTACGTGTTCGTTCCCGACGGCCAGCCCCGCAACCGCTGA
- a CDS encoding EF-hand domain-containing protein, translating to MATTTSSRRRPDRSAGQGPLWLVVVAGLLLSLAGPGLAQDTRSLQLYHERMQAWFERLDRNRDGRLTPQESRGQPYLETNFQRLDQEGRGYLLPSDLSPRQKVFLGVRLRTVFAQSDRNGDGRLSRQEARSFPWLDRRFSEIDLNRDGAVTLQEVWESRKSLAPRP from the coding sequence ATGGCGACCACCACCAGCTCCAGAAGACGACCCGACCGCTCAGCCGGCCAAGGCCCGCTGTGGCTGGTGGTGGTGGCCGGCCTGCTGCTGAGCCTGGCGGGACCGGGGCTCGCCCAGGACACCCGGTCGCTGCAGCTCTACCACGAGCGGATGCAGGCCTGGTTCGAGCGCCTGGACCGCAACCGCGATGGCAGGCTGACTCCCCAGGAAAGCCGGGGCCAGCCCTACCTGGAAACGAATTTCCAGCGGCTGGATCAGGAGGGCCGGGGCTACCTTCTCCCCAGCGACCTGAGTCCCCGTCAGAAGGTCTTTCTGGGAGTGCGGCTGCGCACGGTGTTCGCCCAGTCCGACCGCAATGGCGATGGTCGGCTCAGCCGCCAGGAGGCACGGTCCTTCCCCTGGCTGGACCGTCGGTTCTCGGAAATCGACCTGAATCGAGATGGAGCCGTGACCCTGCAGGAGGTGTGGGAGTCGAGAAAGTCGCTGGCTCCTCGGCCCTGA
- a CDS encoding DUF4335 domain-containing protein: MKLSYRYEQTSCRLRIDGLPDLSAGHGPEVIGILSGWELDLAGHPTLEGKRDHLQALLAVVLPYARHLVSSVPRPMGAATDPVQMEPVSSSRGGLRNRQAHRLRLLSSQPETQPLELSFDDAELADLVRCLDQLRLDPRVQLGFSLPPDRPLHRREILERVPLRQRLAAPAAGLAALAITAAFGLMVPLPRRTATPAASPAVTPTSPLTPPR, translated from the coding sequence ATGAAACTCAGTTACCGCTACGAGCAGACCAGCTGTCGCCTGCGCATCGACGGACTCCCTGATCTCTCCGCCGGCCACGGCCCGGAGGTGATCGGTATCCTCTCGGGTTGGGAGCTCGATCTGGCTGGTCATCCCACCCTGGAGGGCAAACGCGATCACCTCCAGGCCCTGCTGGCCGTGGTTCTGCCCTACGCACGCCATCTCGTGAGTTCCGTGCCGCGGCCGATGGGGGCGGCCACGGATCCGGTGCAGATGGAGCCGGTCTCCTCGTCCCGGGGCGGCCTGCGCAACCGTCAGGCCCACCGCCTGCGCCTGCTCAGCAGTCAGCCCGAAACCCAGCCCCTTGAGCTCAGCTTCGATGATGCCGAGCTGGCGGATCTGGTGCGCTGTCTGGATCAGCTCCGCCTCGATCCCCGTGTTCAGCTGGGGTTCAGCCTGCCCCCCGATCGCCCCCTGCACCGCCGCGAAATCCTGGAGCGCGTGCCTCTGCGCCAGCGCCTGGCCGCCCCCGCCGCCGGTCTGGCGGCCCTGGCGATCACCGCCGCCTTCGGCCTGATGGTGCCCCTGCCGCGGCGCACGGCCACCCCGGCCGCCAGCCCCGCGGTCACCCCCACCTCCCCGCTCACCCCTCCCCGCTAG
- a CDS encoding DUF3038 domain-containing protein, which produces MADITITAPTGEAPVEQSPPPGPASRLSRRGLERLDLMLLSVEALDLNGGEAMVWMASQLGFGSLFPNRVELWKRRCYNPLRLACRRGELSEAETDALISLLCAMAERLYPMLRQLLSASEPEPVTQQRWQLFRSRLDELVRERLNPRRGGVQKLLDPQEGLRLQRQLVQGLAFGAGRGGFDRLKASLMDAVA; this is translated from the coding sequence ATGGCCGACATCACGATCACCGCTCCAACCGGGGAAGCCCCCGTGGAGCAGTCCCCACCGCCAGGGCCTGCGTCCCGACTCTCGCGCCGTGGGCTGGAGCGCCTCGACCTGATGCTGCTCAGTGTCGAGGCCCTCGATCTCAATGGCGGTGAAGCCATGGTCTGGATGGCCAGCCAGCTCGGTTTCGGTTCGCTCTTTCCCAACCGTGTGGAGCTGTGGAAGCGGCGCTGCTACAACCCGTTGAGGCTGGCCTGCCGCCGGGGCGAACTCAGCGAAGCGGAAACCGATGCCCTGATCAGCCTGCTCTGTGCCATGGCCGAGCGGCTCTACCCGATGCTGCGCCAGCTGCTCTCGGCCTCTGAACCTGAACCGGTCACCCAGCAGCGCTGGCAGCTGTTCCGCTCCAGGCTCGATGAGCTTGTGCGCGAACGTCTCAATCCCCGCCGTGGCGGCGTGCAGAAGTTGCTGGATCCCCAGGAGGGGCTCCGGCTTCAGCGTCAGCTGGTTCAGGGGCTGGCCTTCGGCGCCGGCCGGGGCGGTTTCGATCGTCTCAAGGCCAGCCTGATGGATGCCGTGGCATGA
- a CDS encoding adenine phosphoribosyltransferase: protein MALSTTPPELDEPIDLRGLVRDVPDFPKPGILFRDLTPLMRDPRGWKEVVRLLSGVCAQLRPDLIVGIESRGFIVGTALATAVEIGFVPVRKPGKLPGQVRAVNYALEYGHDRLEIQHDALAGGPRVLIVDDLLATGGTAAACAQLVTEAGGDLCGYGFVAELAGLGGRARLLGDHPVESLIVYA from the coding sequence ATGGCCCTGAGCACCACACCCCCCGAGCTGGACGAGCCCATTGATCTGCGGGGACTGGTCAGGGATGTGCCCGATTTCCCCAAGCCCGGCATCCTCTTCCGCGACCTCACTCCGCTGATGCGTGACCCACGAGGCTGGAAGGAAGTGGTGCGCCTGTTGTCGGGGGTCTGCGCGCAGCTGCGCCCGGATCTGATCGTGGGCATCGAATCCCGCGGCTTCATCGTGGGCACCGCCCTGGCCACGGCTGTGGAGATCGGCTTCGTGCCGGTGCGCAAGCCCGGCAAGCTGCCCGGCCAGGTGCGCGCCGTGAACTACGCCCTAGAATACGGCCACGACCGCCTCGAGATCCAGCACGATGCCCTCGCGGGCGGGCCGCGGGTGCTGATCGTCGACGACCTGCTGGCCACCGGCGGCACTGCCGCGGCCTGCGCCCAACTGGTGACCGAAGCCGGTGGCGACCTCTGCGGCTATGGCTTCGTGGCGGAGCTGGCGGGCCTCGGCGGGCGGGCGCGCCTGCTGGGAGACCATCCGGTGGAATCCCTGATCGTCTACGCCTGA
- a CDS encoding DUF2949 domain-containing protein, with product MVISTSPQPVPSSALVRYLRYEQGLSENALALGIRQADQEQAPLPVILWRFGLISLDQFDQVLAWQDQQI from the coding sequence ATGGTGATCAGCACCTCCCCCCAGCCGGTTCCCTCCTCAGCCCTGGTGCGTTATCTGCGCTATGAGCAGGGACTGAGCGAGAACGCCCTGGCGCTGGGAATCCGCCAGGCCGATCAGGAGCAGGCTCCCCTGCCGGTGATCCTCTGGCGTTTCGGACTGATCAGCCTCGATCAGTTTGATCAGGTGCTGGCCTGGCAGGACCAGCAGATCTGA
- a CDS encoding FAD-dependent monooxygenase, translated as MSALAPAPVLAPPCPRITGPSPLLRARVLGGGPTGALAALALAQAGWRVQLVDPLSGVQLQARRRAYALSHSSRLFLRRLGLWSQLAEAAVPFRSLGLCDLEAGRAIGFGPVDVGFGTGRCDHGAAVGWILQHQPLMQRLLEHLEAHPGISLSLGETPPPLPDSLDPPDLVVAADGSASPTREAAGISRWSRPYGQGCLTAQVRLRGSAPDRAWELFRRQGPFAVLPLGDGAAQLVWSAPAEHLRRLEGLDPVAFLDALAAALPDSLQPEALLDTPRAFPVALELACRFHRGSLALVGEAAHRCHPVGGQGMNLCWRDVEELQRQALRAAAGQLSPAAVAGAYGHRRWPDVLLTLLSTDLLVRIFSNRQPLLLKVRRLALGLMRRSGALRHLSLKAMTLGPCRLAARWSE; from the coding sequence ATGAGCGCCCTTGCCCCGGCCCCTGTGCTGGCCCCACCCTGTCCTCGCATCACTGGGCCGTCGCCCCTGCTTCGGGCCCGTGTGCTCGGTGGGGGCCCGACCGGTGCCCTGGCGGCCCTCGCCCTGGCCCAGGCGGGCTGGCGGGTGCAGCTGGTGGATCCGCTCAGCGGCGTTCAGCTGCAGGCCCGTCGTCGCGCCTATGCCCTCAGCCACTCCAGTCGGCTGTTTCTGCGGCGCCTGGGGCTCTGGTCGCAGCTGGCGGAGGCGGCGGTTCCGTTCCGCTCGCTCGGCCTCTGTGATCTGGAGGCGGGGCGAGCGATCGGCTTCGGCCCTGTCGACGTCGGGTTCGGCACAGGTCGCTGCGATCACGGCGCCGCCGTGGGCTGGATCCTGCAGCATCAGCCGCTGATGCAACGGTTGCTGGAGCACCTTGAAGCCCATCCCGGCATCAGCCTGAGCCTGGGCGAGACACCACCCCCTCTTCCCGACTCCCTCGATCCGCCCGACCTTGTGGTGGCCGCCGACGGCAGCGCCTCGCCCACCCGGGAGGCGGCGGGGATCAGCCGCTGGAGTCGGCCTTACGGCCAGGGCTGTCTGACCGCCCAGGTGCGTCTGCGTGGCTCGGCCCCCGATCGGGCCTGGGAGCTCTTCCGCCGCCAGGGTCCCTTCGCGGTGCTTCCCCTTGGCGACGGTGCCGCCCAGCTGGTGTGGAGCGCACCGGCTGAGCATCTGCGACGGCTGGAAGGGCTCGATCCCGTGGCCTTTCTCGATGCCCTCGCCGCCGCTCTTCCGGACAGCCTGCAGCCCGAGGCACTGCTCGACACGCCCCGGGCCTTCCCGGTGGCCCTGGAGCTCGCCTGCCGCTTCCACCGCGGCTCGCTCGCCCTGGTGGGTGAGGCGGCCCATCGCTGCCATCCCGTGGGCGGCCAGGGGATGAATCTCTGCTGGCGGGATGTGGAGGAACTGCAGCGGCAGGCCCTGCGGGCGGCGGCAGGACAGCTCTCACCTGCCGCGGTGGCGGGGGCCTACGGACACCGCCGCTGGCCAGATGTGCTGCTCACCCTGCTCAGCACCGACCTGCTGGTGCGGATCTTCTCCAACCGGCAGCCTCTGCTGCTGAAGGTCCGCCGGCTGGCTCTGGGTCTCATGCGCCGCTCCGGTGCCCTGAGGCACCTCAGTCTCAAGGCCATGACCCTGGGCCCTTGCCGCCTTGCGGCACGCTGGTCAGAGTGA
- a CDS encoding high light inducible protein, translated as MAQSTATAPSSAPVTASERATIRGATVTTEDGGRLNAFATEPRMEVVSPESGWGFHERAEKLNGRMAMLGFIALLATEFALGGEAFTRGLLGIG; from the coding sequence ATGGCTCAATCCACCGCCACCGCCCCCAGCTCGGCCCCTGTGACCGCCAGCGAGCGGGCCACCATCCGCGGCGCCACCGTCACCACCGAAGACGGCGGCCGCCTCAATGCCTTCGCCACCGAGCCCCGCATGGAAGTGGTGAGCCCCGAGAGCGGCTGGGGTTTCCATGAGCGCGCCGAGAAGCTGAACGGCCGCATGGCCATGCTGGGCTTCATCGCTCTGCTGGCCACCGAATTCGCCCTGGGTGGCGAGGCCTTCACCCGCGGCCTGCTCGGCATCGGCTGA
- the dapB gene encoding 4-hydroxy-tetrahydrodipicolinate reductase: MTPTDARPASIPVVVAGALGRMGAEVVKAVTAAEDCRLLGAIDTTPDKEGLDVGLELGLGELEVAITADFEGCLCQASQLVRGDGPGAGAVLVDFTHPSVVHEHTRAAIAYGVHPVIGTTGLSPEQLAELAVFADKAGIGGAVIPNFSVGMVLLQQAAAAAARFYDFAELTELHHNRKADAPSGTCLKTAELIEELGKSFNVPQVEEHETLAGCRGGQRPSGLRLHSLRLPGLVAHQEVMFGAPGETYTLRHDTIERSAYMPGVLLTLRRVRQLQGLVYGLERLL; the protein is encoded by the coding sequence ATGACCCCCACCGACGCGCGCCCCGCCTCGATTCCGGTGGTGGTGGCCGGTGCCCTGGGCCGCATGGGGGCCGAAGTGGTCAAAGCCGTGACTGCGGCGGAGGATTGCCGCCTGCTCGGCGCGATCGACACCACCCCTGACAAGGAGGGGCTCGACGTGGGTCTGGAGCTGGGGCTGGGGGAACTGGAGGTGGCGATCACCGCCGACTTCGAAGGCTGCCTCTGCCAGGCCAGCCAGCTGGTGCGGGGCGATGGTCCCGGCGCCGGCGCGGTGCTGGTGGATTTCACCCATCCCTCCGTCGTTCATGAGCACACCCGCGCCGCGATCGCCTACGGCGTCCATCCGGTGATCGGCACCACCGGCCTGAGCCCCGAGCAACTGGCTGAGCTGGCGGTGTTCGCCGACAAGGCCGGCATCGGCGGTGCCGTGATTCCCAATTTCTCCGTGGGCATGGTGCTGCTGCAGCAGGCCGCCGCCGCCGCCGCCCGCTTCTACGACTTCGCCGAGCTCACCGAGCTTCACCACAACCGCAAGGCCGATGCCCCCAGCGGCACCTGTCTCAAGACCGCCGAGCTGATCGAGGAGCTGGGCAAATCCTTCAACGTCCCCCAGGTGGAGGAGCACGAAACCCTGGCGGGCTGCCGCGGCGGTCAGCGGCCGAGCGGCCTGCGGTTGCACTCGCTGCGGCTGCCCGGGCTGGTGGCCCACCAGGAAGTGATGTTCGGCGCGCCCGGAGAGACCTACACCCTGCGTCACGACACGATCGAACGCTCCGCCTACATGCCCGGCGTGCTGCTCACCCTGCGGCGGGTGCGGCAGTTGCAGGGCCTGGTCTACGGGCTCGAGCGCCTGCTCTGA